In Aspergillus nidulans FGSC A4 chromosome IV, a single window of DNA contains:
- a CDS encoding amidase (transcript_id=CADANIAT00000867) — MRIATLQIAPKLGDIEGNIKRADELLSKGIGVPDGSGVEAARVRVEDAKLDLLVLPELALTAIKPYLEPAGKGRSATWARQTAKRLGCKVCVGYPEVEVETNRNGDHEEKYYNSLLVLDEQGNVLLNYRKTFLYYTDETWAEEGSAELGFHQLTFPNAKESSGSLKARAEGEAAILPPPPQSQDKPDKEIATSFGICMDINPYRFEAPYTAYEFAHRVLESKSQLVILSMAWLTLLSREELDALAEKPEIDTFNYWIQRFMPLITKQMNHSRNADDADADVGSTDADKRIIIVFANRAGEEDGSPSPARYAGTSTIVAVSQRQRTTDSNSIVSSPSSDDVQSSPFDVKILCWDMLGATEEGLCFADTAADPKMAFQLIRARQMQLAAGLGFSKCPYRTLIYRDDPILKLSGNMTRLVGIGYRDCDEESSGTWKDY, encoded by the exons GagtggaggcggcgagggTTCGAGTTGAGGATGCGAAGCTGGATTTGCTGGTTTTGCCCGAGTTGGCTTTGACGG CTATAAAGCCATACCTTGAGCCAGCCGGGAAGGGACGCTCAGCCACATGGGCCCGCCAGACAGCCAAACGGCTAGGCTGTAAAGTCTGCGTCGGGTATcccgaggtcgaggttgagaCGAATAGGAACGGAGACCATGAAGAGAAATACTACAACtctcttctcgttctcgatGAGCAAGGCAATGTGCTCTTAAACTACCGCAAGACATTTCTCTACTACACAGACGAAACATGGGCTGAGGAAGGTTCCGCCGAACTCGGATTCCACCAGCTTACATTCCCCAACGCAAAGGAGAGTTCTGGTTCTTTAAAGGCTAGAGCCGAAGGTGAAGCCGCTATTCTCCCTCCGCCACCTCAGTCGCAGGACAAACCGGACAAAGAAATAGCTACCTCATTTGGAATATGCATGGACATAAACCCTTACCGTTTTGAAGCTCCTTACACAGCCTACGAATTCGCGCACCGTGTCCTCGAGTCTAAATCCCAACTCGTCATTCTGTCCATGGCCTGGCTAACGCTGCTAAGTCGTGAGGAACTCGACGCCCTCgcagagaagccagagatAGATACATTCAACTACTGGATCCAGCGATTTATGCCTCTAATCACAAAGCAGATGAACCACAGTAGGAACGCCGATGACGCGGATGCAGACGTGGGTAGCACAGACGCCGACAAGAGAATCATCATTGTCTTCGCGAACCGcgcaggtgaagaagatggttCTCCTTCACCCGCCCGGTATGCCGGGACGAGCACGATCGTTGCTGTgtctcagcggcagcggACGACGGACTCCAATTCTATCGTATCAAGCCCTTCATCAGATGATGTCCAGTCATCGCCATTCGACGTGAAGATCCTGTGCTGGGATATGTTAGGTGCGACAGAGGAGGGGCTGTGTTTTGCGGACACAGCGGCCGATCCGAAGATGGCGTTCCAATTGATTAGGGCGA GGCAAATGCAGCTGGCCGCCGGGCTAGGGTTTAGCAAGTGCCCGTACCGGACCCTCATCTATAGAGATGATCCGATACTCAAACTCTCCGGCAACATGACACG CTTGGTGGGTATTGGGTATAGAGACTGCGATGAGGAGTCATCTGGCACTTGGAAGGATTACTAA
- a CDS encoding uncharacterized protein (transcript_id=CADANIAT00000868) gives MSYWRQPTIGSHLSGFTRGADPAIVQLLLENGADPNIKKPRSTVCPKGSAISIWVLQRHDQATKVMTA, from the exons ATGTCTTACTGGCGGCAACCAACTATTGGCAGTCATCTCAGTGGGTTCA CACGCGGTGCAGACCCAGCCATAGTCCAACTACTTCTAGAGAATGGAGCAGaccccaacatcaagaagCCCAGATCCACAGTTTGCCCCAAAGGGTCGGCAATCAGTATCTGGGTACTCCAAAGACACGACCAGGCCACTAAGGTCATGACTGCCTAG
- a CDS encoding protein anbH1 (transcript_id=CADANIAT00000869) encodes MADTQQLGASEGSMVKRKRESSDSGGPDAQRLNRSSHGSNGSLPGADSQNFTHSALASYDHGLPNSASELNIDQQILQHVGTQNGITDENALTTAKAALAAHNPQNKYPPPPENAFDNNLAHGLTFGDDIGQNIGQNHNSTAAAVYAAREAQSMNQKPTVGSPEWHQVRKNNHKEVERRRREAINEGINQIARLVPNCDKNKGAILQRAIEYINQLHEEKRQMSERWEQSNMTTSHAINEISAQNSKLKVEVNRRGDIALKWLQRCRDAGLEFDDYEEAKELEPLDVDQTQV; translated from the exons ATGGCTGATACACAACAACTTGGCGCCTCAGAAGGCAGTATGGTGAAGCGGAAGCGGGAGAGCAGTGACAGCGGCGGCCCAGATGCTCAACGCCTCAACCGGTCTTCTCATGGGAGTAATGGCAGTCTCCCGGGCGCTGATTCCCAGAACTTCACTCACAGTGCCCTCGCCTCTTATGACCATGGTTTACCAAATTCAGCATCAGAGCTGAATATTGACCAACAAATCCTTCAGCATGTTGGGACCCAGAACGGGATCACCGATGAAAATGCCCTTACTACGGCCAAGGCAGCACTAGCAGCCCATAATCCTCAGAACAAGTatccgccgcctccggaGAACGCATTCGATAACAACCTGGCCCATGGCCTGACGTTTGGAGACGATATCGGCCAGAATATCGGCCAGAATCACAATTCTACTGCTGCCGCAGTTTACGCAGCTCGCGAGGCGCAGAGCATGAACCAAAAACCGACTGTCGGTTCTCCTGAATGGCACCAAGTCAGAAAAAATAACCATAAAGAAG TGGAACGTCGCCGCCGTGAGGCAATCAACGAGGGTATCAACCAGATCGCTCGCCTCGTACCTAATTGCGACAAAAACAAAGGCGCGATCTTGCAACGTGCCATTGAGTACATCAACCAACTGCATGAGGAAAAGAGGCAGATGAGCGAACGATGGGAGCAGAGCAATATGACGACAAGTCACGCTATCAACGAAATCAGTGCGCAAAACTCAAAGTTAAAGGTCGAGGTCAACCGCCGCGGTGATATCGCGCTGAAGTGGCTGCAACGATGTCGCGACGCAGGACTCGAATTCGACGACTACGAAGAAGCAAAGGAGCTAGAGCCGCTCGACGTTGATCAGACACAGGTATAA
- a CDS encoding putative extracellular cellulase CelA/allergen Asp F7-like (transcript_id=CADANIAT00000870), producing MKYQHFSSIALAALSASTFVSAAPLAPEENGSCPAGYSPSVYYITVTAEPSSTVRPTSSAPISSTPTSTSTSTSTSETSLTTLASTSTGDVTVTSSSTAGLIETIPAVVVNAATSTTSESATSTSALSISETAPTQVAVARPSTTTAAEKTSSTSTSSSSSSTSTNSGATTGEATFYGGNLSGGTCSFTDYTLPSHLSGVAFSGQAWDNAAECGACIAVTGPNGNTVKVMVVDKCPECAQTHLDLFESAFTTLASASEGQIPISYSITPCGITSPLILRNKSGTSAYWFSMQVVNANGAVKSLEVSTDNGSTWQETTRSDYNFFENSSGFGTDTVDVRVTGVDGGVITVKNVSVASGESVTADGNF from the exons ATGAAGTACCAGCATTTCTCTTCTATAGCCCTCGCTGCCTTGAGCGCGAGCACTTTTGTGTCTGCGGCCCCTCTCGCACCTGAGGAGAATGGATCTTGTCCGGCCGGGTACTCTCCGAGCGTGTACTATATCACGGTCACAGCGGAGCCGTCTTCTACCGTTCGACCAACTTCTTCAGCTCCAATTTCTTCAACTCCAACGTCgacctcaacctcaacctcgacTTCGGAGACATCCCTGACCACGCTCGCATCTACCTCTACGGGAGATGTGACTGTAACCTCGAGCTCTACCGCAGGTCTCATCGAGACCATCCCAGCTGTAGTCGTCAATGCAGCTACTAGCACTACTAGCGAGTCTGCAACTTCAACCTCAGCTCTGTCCATTTCGGAGACTGCTCCAACTCAAGTAGCCGTCGCCCGGCCCAGCACTACGACCGCAGCCGAGAAAACTTCCAGCACatctacttcttcctcatccagcTCCACAAGTACAAACTCAGGCGCCACGACTGGCGAAGCAACCTTTTACGGCGGCAACCTCTCCGGCGGCACCTGCTCGTTCACGGACTACACTCTTCCCTCGCATCTCTCCGGTGTCGCCTTCTCCGGACAGGCCTGGGACAACGCAGCCGAATGCGGCGCCTGTATTGCTGTCACCGGGCCAAACGGAAATACAGTCAAGGTTATG GTTGTCGACAAATGTCCCGAATGCGCCCAAACCCACCTTGACCTCTTCGAATCAGCCTTCACTACCCTCGCTTCCGCCTCGGAAGGCCAAATTCCGATCTCATACTCCATCACCCCTTGCGGAATAACCTCCCCACTCATCCTGCGTAACAAGTCTGGCACATCAGCATACTGGTTTTCGATGCAGGTGGTCAACGCAAACGGGGCGGTCAAGTCGCTTGAAGTAAGCACCGATAACGGAAGCACATGGCAAGAGACCACGCGGAGCGATTACAACTTCTTTGAGAACAGCAGTGGGTTTGGAACCGACACGGTCGATGTTCGGGTTACCGGGGTTGATGGGGGCGTTATCACTGTAAAGAATGTGAGCGTGGCTTCTGGGGAGAGTGTGACGGCTGATGGAAACTTCTGA